Proteins found in one Amycolatopsis umgeniensis genomic segment:
- a CDS encoding DUF5938 domain-containing protein, giving the protein MSSPKPVVVYGASGYTGRLICEYLREYNVPFIAAGRDKARLQEAIDGVPGLDTIDHEVVEVSHDVEALTELFRDAKVVCNTVGPFSEYGHEVVEACLRTGTHYLDTTGEQDWLIDAEERYGAQMAEKGLLLSPGIAQMYTTGEIAANLCLETPGLDTLDILVFWKGYPTVASTKTILVNAALSAAYYLEQNEYLPWPADGGLQDVTVPGHHETGLALPWGGTSHPVWFKNDARVANVKAVGGVFDRALMQGVPQIVAAVLEQVKDLPLDEKLRVLAEQAAAVRDEMPPRENQRLNTSLDSVHASGPLGRAHCVIHGTCNYKQTGLMQAYGAYSLLQQPPKRVGFASGCQAFGHRELLGVLRAFGLVSNPVMTVHS; this is encoded by the coding sequence ATGAGCAGCCCCAAACCCGTCGTGGTCTACGGCGCCTCCGGCTACACCGGACGGCTGATCTGCGAGTACCTGCGCGAGTACAACGTCCCGTTCATCGCCGCCGGCCGGGACAAGGCCCGCCTCCAGGAAGCGATCGACGGCGTTCCCGGCCTCGACACCATCGACCACGAGGTCGTCGAGGTCTCGCACGACGTCGAAGCGCTCACCGAACTCTTCCGCGACGCCAAGGTCGTGTGCAACACCGTCGGCCCGTTCAGCGAGTACGGCCACGAGGTCGTCGAAGCCTGCCTGCGCACCGGAACGCACTACCTCGACACCACCGGCGAACAGGACTGGCTGATCGACGCCGAGGAACGCTACGGCGCGCAGATGGCGGAGAAGGGTCTTCTGCTCTCCCCCGGCATCGCACAGATGTACACCACCGGCGAGATCGCGGCCAACCTGTGCCTGGAGACCCCCGGACTGGACACTTTGGACATCCTGGTGTTCTGGAAGGGTTATCCCACGGTCGCTTCGACGAAGACCATCCTGGTCAACGCCGCGCTGTCGGCCGCGTACTACCTCGAGCAGAACGAGTACCTGCCCTGGCCCGCGGACGGCGGTTTGCAGGACGTCACGGTGCCCGGCCATCACGAAACCGGGTTGGCCCTGCCCTGGGGCGGCACGTCGCATCCGGTCTGGTTCAAGAACGACGCCCGCGTGGCCAACGTCAAGGCCGTCGGCGGCGTCTTCGATCGCGCACTCATGCAGGGCGTCCCGCAGATCGTCGCGGCGGTGCTGGAGCAGGTGAAAGACCTGCCACTGGACGAAAAACTCCGTGTGCTGGCGGAGCAGGCCGCCGCCGTCCGCGACGAGATGCCGCCGCGCGAGAACCAGCGGCTCAACACCTCGCTGGATTCGGTCCACGCTTCGGGTCCACTCGGCCGCGCGCACTGTGTCATCCACGGCACCTGCAACTACAAGCAGACCGGGCTGATGCAGGCCTACGGCGCGTATTCGCTGCTTCAGCAGCCACCGAAGCGGGTCGGCTTCGCGTCCGGGTGCCAGGCTTTCGGACACCGAGAACTGCTCGGCGTGCTGCGGGCCTTCGGGCTGGTTTCGAATCCGGTCATGACCGTTCACAGCTGA